Below is a genomic region from Nocardioides panacis.
CGGGCACCCCGGGCGGGAGATGCTCAACTACGGGCACACCCTCGGGCACGCGATCGAGCGTGCGGAGCGCTACAACTTCCGGCACGGCGCCGCCGTCGCGATCGGGATGACGTTCGTCTCCGAGCTGGCCCGGCTGGCCGGGCGCCTCGACGAGGCGACCGCCGAGCGGCACCGGACGGTGCTCGAGCTGGTCGGCCTGCCCACCACCTACCGCGGTGCCGAGTGGGGCCAGCTGCTCGAGGCGATGAAGGTCGACAAGAAGACCCGCGGGGACCAGCTGCGGTTCGTGGTCCTCGACGGGCTCGCCCGACCCTCTATCCTGACCGCGCCGGACCCGGCCCTGCTGACCGCGGCGTACGCCGAGATCACCCCCGACCCGCGCTGACCCGCCCCACCGCCAGGAGGACAGATGCCCGGATCCGCGTCCCGCGTGCTGGTGCTGAACGGTCCGAACCTCGGCCGGCTCGGCTCCCGCGAGCCCGAGGTGTACGGCGCCACGACCTACGACGACCTGGTGCGGGTGTGCACCGCCGACGGCGCGACGCTCGGCCTGTCCGTCGAGGTCCGGCAGACCGACTCCGAGGCCGAGCTGGTCGGCTGGCTGCACGAGGCCGCGGACGCCGGCACGCCGGTCGTGCTCAACCCGGCGGCGTTCACGCACTACAGCTACGCGCTCCGGGACGCCTGCGCCCAGCTGACGGCACCGCTCGTCGAGGTGCACATCACCAACCCGCACACCCGCGAGGAGTTCCGGCACACGTCGGTCGTCTCCGGGGTGGCCACCGGGGTGATCGCCGGGTTCGGGATCGGGTCCTACCGGCTGGCGCTGCGGGCGCTGCTGTCGCTGTGAGGTCCTGCGGGACGGTGCGGTTTCGGGCACTCCGGAGCTGTCGCTAGACTGGACCGCTGGCCGCCCGGCGGCCACCCGCACGCGTTGACACCAGAAGACGACACTCCCCAGAGACAGGGCACCGACACCGCATGGCAACCACCAACGACCTCAAGAACGGCATGGTTCTCAACCTCGACGGGCAGCTGTGGTCCGTCATCTGGTTCCAGCACCACAAGCCCGGCAAGGGTGGCGCCGTCGTCCGCACGAAGCTGAAGAACATCGGGTCCGGCAAGACCGTGGACAAGACCTTCAACGCCGACGTCAAGGTCGAGATCGCCAACGTCGACAAGCGGACGATGCAGTACCTCTACAACGACGGCACGTCCTACGTCTTCATGGACACCTCGTCCTACGAGCAGACCGAGGTCTCCCCGGAGATCGTCGGCGACGCCAAGAACTTCCTTCTGGAGAACCAGGACGCGATCGTGGCGACCAACGACGGCGCCGTGCTCTACATCGAGCTGCCCGCGTCGGTCGAGCTGCTCGTGGAGTACACCGAGCCCGGCCTGCAGGGTGACCGCTCCACCGGCGGCACCAAGCCCGCGCGCCTCGAGACCGGCCACGAGATCAACGTCCCGCTCTTCATCGTCACCGGCGAGAAGATCAAGGTGGACACGCGCGACAGCAGCTACCAGGGTCGCGTCAGCTCCTGATGAGCGCCCGAACCAAGGCCCGCAAGAGGGCCCTCGACGTGCTCTTCGAGTGCGAGGTCCGCGGCCTGCCGCTCGGCGCCACCCTCGACGAGCGGGTGGTTGCCGCGGACCCGCCGGTCAACGAGTACACCGTCGCGCTGATCCGCGGGATCGCCGAGCACCAGGCGCGCATCGACGAGCTGGTGTCGACCTACGCCCAGGGCTGGTCGCTCGAGCGGATGCCCGCCGTCGACCGCAACGCGCTGCGGATCGGCGTGTTCGAGGTGATGTACGTCGACGAGGTTCCCGACGCGGTGGCCGTCAGCGAGGCGATGGTCCTGGTCCGGGACCTGTCCACCGACGAGTCGCCGAACTTCGTCAACGGGGTCCTCGG
It encodes:
- the aroQ gene encoding type II 3-dehydroquinate dehydratase encodes the protein MPGSASRVLVLNGPNLGRLGSREPEVYGATTYDDLVRVCTADGATLGLSVEVRQTDSEAELVGWLHEAADAGTPVVLNPAAFTHYSYALRDACAQLTAPLVEVHITNPHTREEFRHTSVVSGVATGVIAGFGIGSYRLALRALLSL
- the efp gene encoding elongation factor P, which codes for MATTNDLKNGMVLNLDGQLWSVIWFQHHKPGKGGAVVRTKLKNIGSGKTVDKTFNADVKVEIANVDKRTMQYLYNDGTSYVFMDTSSYEQTEVSPEIVGDAKNFLLENQDAIVATNDGAVLYIELPASVELLVEYTEPGLQGDRSTGGTKPARLETGHEINVPLFIVTGEKIKVDTRDSSYQGRVSS
- the nusB gene encoding transcription antitermination factor NusB, producing MSARTKARKRALDVLFECEVRGLPLGATLDERVVAADPPVNEYTVALIRGIAEHQARIDELVSTYAQGWSLERMPAVDRNALRIGVFEVMYVDEVPDAVAVSEAMVLVRDLSTDESPNFVNGVLGNIVRNKPALSA